The Kitasatospora sp. NBC_00374 genome has a segment encoding these proteins:
- a CDS encoding aldo/keto reductase, whose product MHHVRLGRSAVTTTRLSFGGAAIGNLFTAVDDATAAAAVDAAWTAGIRTFDTAPHYGLGLSERRLGTALHGRPRAEYQLSTKVGRLLDPVSEPAGDDLAHGFAVPATHRRRWDFSADGVRRGLEQSLLRLGTDRVDTVYLHDPDDHLDQALTEAYPALDQLRSEGVIGAIGAGMNQSAALTRVVRETDVDVVLLAGRYTLLDQSALADLLPAASERGVSVVIGGVFNSGLLADPRPGATFDYAAAAPELVERALRMQEVCARHGVPLRAAAVRFAFGHPAVAGVLVGARNAEEITDAARQFGLPIPPGLWDELKTSGLLPAGVPVPKDGT is encoded by the coding sequence ATGCACCACGTCCGGCTCGGCCGCAGCGCCGTCACCACCACCCGCCTCTCCTTCGGCGGCGCGGCGATCGGCAACCTCTTCACCGCGGTCGACGACGCCACCGCCGCCGCGGCGGTCGACGCCGCCTGGACGGCCGGCATCCGCACCTTCGACACAGCCCCCCACTACGGACTCGGCCTGTCCGAGCGACGGTTGGGAACGGCCCTGCACGGCCGTCCCCGCGCGGAGTACCAGCTCTCCACCAAGGTCGGCCGACTGCTGGATCCCGTCTCCGAGCCCGCCGGTGACGACCTCGCCCACGGCTTCGCCGTCCCGGCCACACACCGACGCCGGTGGGACTTCAGCGCCGACGGCGTACGGCGCGGCCTGGAGCAGAGCCTGCTGCGCCTGGGGACGGACCGCGTCGACACGGTCTACCTCCACGACCCGGACGACCACCTCGACCAGGCTCTCACCGAGGCCTACCCGGCGCTGGATCAGCTGCGCTCCGAAGGCGTGATCGGAGCGATCGGCGCGGGCATGAACCAGTCCGCCGCGCTCACCCGCGTCGTCCGCGAGACGGATGTCGACGTGGTGCTGCTGGCCGGGCGCTACACGCTCCTGGACCAGTCGGCGCTGGCCGACCTGCTGCCGGCGGCATCCGAGCGGGGCGTCTCGGTGGTGATCGGCGGGGTCTTCAACTCCGGCCTGCTGGCCGATCCGCGGCCTGGAGCGACCTTCGACTACGCCGCCGCCGCACCGGAGTTGGTGGAGCGCGCGCTGCGCATGCAGGAGGTGTGCGCGCGGCACGGCGTGCCGCTGCGGGCCGCCGCCGTCCGGTTCGCCTTCGGCCACCCGGCGGTGGCCGGTGTGCTGGTCGGCGCCCGCAACGCCGAAGAAATCACCGACGCCGCACGGCAGTTCGGCCTCCCGATCCCGCCCGGCCTGTGGGACGAGCTGAAGACCTCGGGGCTGCTGCCGGCCGGCGTCCCGGTACCGAAGGACGGCACGTGA
- a CDS encoding FadR/GntR family transcriptional regulator — protein sequence MGLTDLAIERVKEMIVSGALAPGARLPNEADLAEQLGLSRNSLREAVRALTALRILVARQGDGTYVSGLEPHLLLEAMSFAADVSHGPSARQLLHVRRMLEPQATALAAGRLSERELAELRAILAAGAQAESIERFVELDVEFHRVIVDSLGNPVLSTLLGILSTHTQRLRIVRGARESVRWAAHHEHEAILRALTTRDAQLAAAVATVHVAAVEDWLAVGSPV from the coding sequence TTGGGACTGACCGACCTCGCGATCGAACGCGTCAAGGAGATGATCGTGTCCGGGGCGCTCGCCCCCGGCGCCCGGCTGCCCAACGAGGCCGACCTCGCCGAACAGCTGGGGCTGTCCCGCAACTCGCTGCGCGAGGCGGTGCGGGCGCTCACCGCCCTGCGGATCCTGGTCGCCAGACAGGGCGACGGCACCTATGTCTCCGGCCTCGAACCGCACCTGCTGCTGGAGGCGATGTCGTTCGCCGCGGACGTCTCCCACGGGCCTTCCGCGCGTCAGCTCCTGCACGTCCGCAGGATGCTGGAGCCGCAGGCCACCGCCCTGGCGGCGGGCCGGCTCTCCGAACGCGAGCTGGCCGAGCTGCGCGCGATCCTCGCGGCCGGCGCGCAGGCCGAGAGCATCGAACGGTTCGTCGAGCTGGACGTCGAGTTCCACCGGGTGATCGTGGACTCGCTCGGAAACCCGGTCCTCTCCACGCTGTTGGGCATCCTGTCCACGCACACCCAGCGGCTGAGGATCGTGCGCGGCGCCCGGGAGAGCGTCCGGTGGGCCGCCCACCACGAGCACGAGGCCATCCTGCGGGCCCTCACCACCCGCGACGCCCAACTGGCCGCCGCGGTGGCCACGGTGCACGTCGCCGCCGTGGAGGACTGGCTCGCCGTCGGCTCCCCGGTGTGA
- a CDS encoding SDR family NAD(P)-dependent oxidoreductase: MTLDLDGLTALVTGGASGIGLATARLLGERGADVAVLDLDPGGLRPPLHGFKADLADDASVRSAVREAAERLGGIDILVNNAGIGAAGTVEDNPDEVWHRVLDVNVLGIVRTTRAALPYLRGSAFASVVNTCSIAATAGLPQRALYSASKGAVLSLTLAMAADHVREGIRVNCVNPGTVDTPWVGRLLDAATDPAAERAALDARQPTGRLVTAEEVAAAIAYLASPAAASVTGTALAVDGGMAGLRLRPAGQ, from the coding sequence ATGACCCTCGACCTCGACGGGCTCACCGCCCTGGTCACCGGCGGCGCCTCCGGCATCGGCCTGGCCACCGCGCGGCTGCTCGGCGAGCGCGGCGCCGACGTCGCCGTGCTCGACCTCGACCCCGGCGGGCTGCGGCCGCCCCTGCACGGCTTCAAGGCCGACCTGGCCGACGACGCCTCGGTGCGCAGCGCCGTCCGCGAGGCCGCCGAACGGCTGGGTGGCATCGACATCCTCGTGAACAACGCGGGCATCGGCGCGGCAGGCACCGTCGAGGACAACCCCGACGAGGTGTGGCACCGAGTGCTGGACGTCAACGTACTCGGCATCGTCCGCACCACCAGGGCCGCGCTGCCCTACCTGCGTGGTTCCGCCTTCGCCTCCGTGGTCAACACCTGCTCCATCGCCGCCACCGCCGGGCTGCCGCAGCGCGCGCTGTACTCGGCCAGCAAGGGCGCGGTCCTCTCACTCACGCTGGCGATGGCCGCCGACCACGTCCGCGAGGGCATCCGGGTCAACTGCGTCAATCCGGGTACGGTGGACACGCCATGGGTCGGCCGCCTGCTGGACGCGGCCACCGACCCGGCCGCCGAGCGCGCCGCGCTCGACGCCCGCCAGCCCACCGGACGCCTGGTCACCGCCGAGGAGGTCGCAGCCGCCATCGCCTACCTGGCCTCCCCCGCCGCCGCATCCGTCACCGGCACGGCGCTCGCCGTCGACGGCGGCATGGCCGGACTCCGGCTGCGCCCGGCCGGACAGTGA
- a CDS encoding L-fuconate dehydratase, whose translation MPSVTPRIIAVDTYDIRFPTSRELDGSDAMNPDPDYSAAYLVLRTDAGDGLEGHGFTFTIGRGNDVQVAAINALREHVVGRPVAELCADPASLNRDLIGDSQLRWLGPEKGVMHMAIGAVVNAVWDLAAKREGKPLWKLLTDAEPQWLVSQVDFRYIADALTPEEALALLRAGRAGAAEREAVLRERGYPAYTTSPGWLGYSDDKLTRLAEQAVADGFTQIKLKVGADLADDIRRCRAARAAVGPDIRMAVDANQRWNVAEAIEWTRALAAFDPYWIEEPTSPDDILGHATIRAAVAPVKVATGEHVQNRIVFKQLLQAGAIDILQLDSARVGGVNENLAILLLAAKFGIPVCPHAGGVGLCELVQHLSMFDYIALSATTEDRVIEYVDHLHQHFTDPVVIRSGHYTAPTAPGFSATMHPESIATYTYPDGLFWAAEATLNRAEVTA comes from the coding sequence TTGCCCTCGGTCACCCCGCGGATCATCGCCGTCGACACGTACGACATCCGCTTCCCCACCTCGCGCGAGCTGGACGGCTCGGACGCGATGAACCCCGACCCGGACTACTCCGCCGCCTACCTGGTGCTGCGCACCGACGCCGGCGACGGGCTGGAGGGCCACGGCTTCACCTTCACGATCGGCCGGGGCAACGACGTGCAGGTGGCCGCGATCAACGCGCTGCGCGAGCACGTCGTCGGCCGGCCGGTCGCCGAGCTGTGCGCCGACCCGGCCAGCCTCAACCGCGACCTGATCGGGGACAGCCAGCTGCGCTGGCTCGGCCCGGAGAAGGGCGTGATGCACATGGCGATCGGGGCCGTGGTCAACGCCGTCTGGGATCTGGCCGCCAAGCGCGAGGGCAAGCCGCTGTGGAAGCTGCTCACCGACGCCGAGCCGCAGTGGCTGGTCTCCCAGGTCGACTTCCGCTACATCGCCGACGCCCTCACCCCCGAGGAGGCACTCGCCCTGCTGCGGGCCGGCCGGGCCGGCGCCGCCGAGCGGGAGGCCGTCCTGCGCGAGCGCGGCTACCCCGCGTACACGACCTCGCCGGGCTGGCTCGGCTACAGCGACGACAAGCTCACCCGGCTCGCCGAGCAGGCCGTCGCGGACGGCTTCACACAGATCAAACTGAAGGTCGGCGCCGACCTCGCCGACGACATCCGCCGCTGCCGCGCCGCCCGGGCCGCTGTCGGGCCGGACATCCGGATGGCCGTCGACGCCAACCAGCGGTGGAACGTCGCCGAGGCGATCGAGTGGACCCGCGCGCTGGCCGCGTTCGACCCGTACTGGATCGAGGAGCCCACCAGCCCCGACGACATCCTCGGCCACGCCACCATCCGGGCCGCCGTCGCGCCGGTCAAGGTCGCCACCGGCGAACACGTGCAGAACCGCATCGTCTTCAAGCAGCTGCTCCAGGCCGGCGCGATCGACATCCTCCAGCTGGACTCCGCCCGGGTCGGCGGCGTCAACGAGAACCTCGCCATCCTGCTCCTCGCCGCCAAGTTCGGCATCCCGGTCTGCCCGCACGCCGGCGGCGTCGGCCTGTGCGAACTGGTCCAGCACCTCTCGATGTTCGACTACATCGCGCTCTCCGCCACCACCGAGGACCGCGTCATCGAGTACGTCGACCACCTCCACCAGCACTTCACGGACCCCGTGGTCATCCGGTCCGGGCACTACACCGCGCCCACCGCGCCCGGCTTCTCCGCCACCATGCACCCCGAGTCCATCGCGACCTACACCTACCCGGACGGCCTCTTCTGGGCCGCCGAGGCCACCTTGAACCGCGCGGAGGTCACCGCATGA
- a CDS encoding sugar ABC transporter ATP-binding protein → MADPSPAFDPAAGRAPAPVVEADGISKRFGATVALADARISVAPGESHALVGRNGAGKSTLVSILTGLQRPDTGTLRFNGEPAPAHGDTDAWRSRVACVYQRSMVVGELTVAENLFLNRQSGGLRPIGWRQLRRRAAGLLAEYGVDVDPCARIDELTVEQRQFVEIARALSFGARFIVLDEPTAKLDARGIDRLFTKLRELQARGVAFLFISHHLQEVYDLCTTVTVYRDARHITTAPVARLDQHALVEAMTGETRETRGTAADDRQAGADIPADAPLLLDIEDLSLPGAYENVTLTARAGEVVGLAGAATSGNVQLGETIAGLHRPKGGRIDVAGRTVRPGRVAGALAAGVGLVPEDRHIQGLVPGRSVAENATLTVGDQLGPFGLVLPSRTRAFAARMIADLDIKTPGPDAPVDALSGGNQQKVVIARALATGPHVLVAIRPTNGVDIKSKESLLGTVRQVADQGKTALIVSDELDDLRICDRVVVMLQGRLVSEFVRGWSDEQLVAAMEGMAGTDTKEGHGHDPQH, encoded by the coding sequence ATGGCGGACCCCAGCCCCGCCTTCGACCCCGCCGCCGGCCGCGCTCCGGCGCCGGTGGTCGAGGCCGACGGCATCAGCAAGCGCTTCGGCGCCACGGTGGCACTCGCCGACGCACGTATCTCGGTGGCGCCGGGCGAGTCGCACGCCCTGGTCGGCCGCAACGGCGCGGGCAAGTCCACCCTCGTCTCCATCCTGACCGGTCTTCAGCGCCCGGACACCGGCACGCTGCGTTTCAACGGCGAACCGGCACCGGCCCACGGAGACACCGACGCCTGGCGCTCCCGGGTCGCCTGCGTCTACCAGCGCTCGATGGTCGTCGGCGAGCTCACCGTGGCCGAGAACCTCTTCCTGAACCGGCAGAGCGGCGGCCTGCGCCCGATCGGCTGGCGGCAGTTGAGGCGCCGGGCCGCCGGGCTTCTCGCCGAGTACGGCGTCGACGTCGACCCCTGTGCCCGTATCGACGAACTCACCGTCGAGCAGAGGCAGTTCGTCGAGATCGCCCGGGCGCTGTCGTTCGGCGCCCGGTTCATCGTCCTTGACGAGCCCACCGCGAAGCTGGACGCCAGGGGCATCGACCGGCTCTTCACCAAGCTGCGCGAACTCCAGGCCAGGGGTGTGGCGTTCCTCTTCATCTCGCACCACCTCCAGGAGGTCTACGACCTCTGCACCACCGTCACCGTGTACCGCGACGCACGGCACATCACCACCGCCCCGGTCGCCCGACTCGACCAGCACGCACTGGTGGAGGCGATGACCGGCGAGACCCGCGAGACCCGCGGGACCGCCGCGGACGACCGGCAGGCCGGTGCCGACATCCCCGCCGACGCGCCCCTGCTGCTCGACATCGAGGACCTGAGCCTGCCCGGCGCGTACGAGAACGTCACGCTGACCGCCCGCGCGGGGGAGGTGGTCGGCCTCGCCGGGGCTGCCACGAGCGGCAACGTCCAACTGGGCGAGACCATCGCCGGACTGCACCGGCCGAAGGGCGGCAGGATCGATGTCGCCGGGCGCACCGTCCGGCCCGGCCGGGTGGCCGGCGCGCTCGCCGCCGGGGTCGGACTGGTCCCCGAGGACCGTCACATCCAGGGCCTGGTCCCCGGGCGCAGCGTCGCGGAGAACGCCACGCTCACCGTCGGCGACCAGCTCGGGCCCTTCGGCCTTGTCCTGCCGTCGCGGACCCGCGCCTTCGCCGCCCGCATGATCGCCGACCTGGACATCAAGACTCCGGGGCCGGACGCCCCGGTGGACGCGCTGTCCGGCGGCAACCAGCAGAAGGTGGTCATCGCCAGGGCGCTCGCCACCGGGCCGCACGTCCTGGTGGCCATCCGGCCGACCAACGGCGTCGACATCAAGTCCAAGGAATCCCTGCTCGGCACCGTCAGACAGGTGGCTGACCAGGGCAAGACCGCCCTCATCGTCTCCGACGAGCTCGACGACCTGCGGATCTGCGACCGCGTGGTCGTCATGCTCCAGGGCCGGCTCGTCTCCGAGTTCGTCCGGGGCTGGAGCGACGAACAGCTGGTCGCCGCCATGGAGGGCATGGCCGGCACCGACACGAAGGAAGGCCATGGCCATGACCCCCAGCACTGA
- a CDS encoding fumarylacetoacetate hydrolase family protein, whose amino-acid sequence MKLLRLGSVGREVPAVQDRDGRTFGLDGLTSDIDGSFLADGGVERVRAALAAGTLPVLDTEGLRVGSPVSRPGKVVCIGLNYRDHAEETGAAIPARPVVFMKDPATVVGPYDRVLIPRGSAKTDWEVELAVVIGRQARYLDSPASALRTVAGYAISNDVSEREFQLDFSSQWDLGKSCETFNPLGPWLVTADEIADPQALGLRLSVNGEPRQDGSTENMIFDVAYIVWYLSQYMVLNPGDVINTGTPAGVALGLPGTPYLRAGDRVELAIDGLGRQSQAFAQA is encoded by the coding sequence GTGAAACTGCTCCGACTCGGCTCCGTCGGCCGGGAGGTCCCCGCCGTCCAGGACCGCGACGGCCGGACGTTCGGCCTCGACGGTCTGACCAGCGACATCGACGGGTCCTTCCTGGCCGACGGCGGCGTCGAGCGGGTCCGCGCGGCGCTGGCAGCGGGCACCCTTCCGGTGCTGGACACCGAGGGCCTCCGGGTGGGCTCACCCGTCTCCCGGCCCGGCAAGGTCGTCTGTATCGGGCTGAACTACCGCGACCACGCCGAGGAGACCGGCGCCGCCATCCCGGCACGCCCCGTGGTGTTCATGAAGGACCCGGCCACCGTGGTCGGGCCGTACGACCGGGTGCTGATCCCGCGCGGGTCCGCGAAGACCGACTGGGAGGTCGAGCTCGCCGTGGTGATCGGCCGTCAGGCCCGCTACCTGGACTCCCCCGCGAGCGCCCTGCGGACCGTCGCCGGGTACGCGATCAGCAACGACGTCTCCGAGCGCGAGTTCCAGCTCGACTTCTCGTCCCAGTGGGACCTCGGCAAGTCCTGCGAGACCTTCAATCCCCTCGGTCCCTGGCTGGTCACCGCCGACGAGATCGCCGACCCCCAGGCCCTCGGTCTTCGCCTGTCCGTGAACGGCGAACCCCGCCAGGACGGCAGCACCGAGAACATGATCTTCGATGTGGCGTACATCGTCTGGTACCTGAGCCAGTACATGGTGCTCAACCCGGGCGACGTGATCAACACCGGCACCCCCGCCGGGGTCGCACTCGGCCTGCCCGGCACCCCGTACCTGCGCGCCGGCGACCGCGTCGAGCTGGCCATCGACGGCCTCGGCCGGCAGTCCCAGGCCTTCGCCCAGGCCTAA
- a CDS encoding sugar ABC transporter substrate-binding protein, giving the protein MNPRTSRTVAVAAGVVLVAGLGTACNRGSDSADGASGRPAIGIDLPRADSDFWNSYAQYVQKGVTEQGLKALPVSNSQNDITKLVANVQVFQNTGAKAVVMAPQDTGAVASTLDALAARKIPVVSVDTRPDKGSVYMVVRADNKAYGTKACQFLGKQLGGKGTVAEFQGALDSINGRDRSEAFAACMKSEFPGIQVIELATDWKGDVASAKLQSTLAAHPDLNGVYMQAGGVFLQPTLALLQQKGLLKPVGDPGHIAIISNDGIPQEFDAIRKGQIDATISQPADLYAKYALYYANAAAEGKTFQPGPTDHQSTIIQLPNGLEDQLPAPLVTKENVDDKTLWGNSVGH; this is encoded by the coding sequence ATGAACCCTCGCACTTCCCGGACCGTGGCCGTCGCCGCCGGAGTGGTCCTGGTGGCCGGTCTCGGGACCGCATGCAACCGAGGCAGTGACAGCGCCGACGGCGCGAGTGGCAGGCCGGCGATCGGCATCGACCTGCCGCGTGCCGACTCCGACTTCTGGAACTCCTACGCCCAGTACGTCCAGAAGGGCGTGACCGAGCAGGGCCTCAAGGCCCTCCCGGTCAGCAACTCGCAGAACGACATCACCAAGCTCGTCGCCAACGTCCAGGTCTTCCAGAACACCGGAGCCAAGGCCGTCGTCATGGCGCCGCAGGACACCGGCGCCGTCGCCTCCACCCTCGACGCGCTCGCGGCCAGGAAGATCCCGGTGGTCAGCGTGGACACCCGCCCGGACAAGGGCAGCGTCTACATGGTGGTCCGGGCCGACAACAAGGCGTACGGCACCAAGGCCTGCCAGTTCCTCGGGAAGCAGCTCGGCGGCAAGGGCACGGTCGCGGAGTTCCAGGGCGCGCTCGACTCGATCAACGGCCGCGACCGCTCCGAGGCCTTCGCGGCCTGTATGAAGTCCGAGTTCCCCGGGATCCAGGTGATCGAGCTGGCGACCGACTGGAAGGGTGACGTCGCCTCCGCAAAGCTCCAGTCGACCCTCGCGGCCCACCCGGACCTGAACGGCGTCTACATGCAGGCCGGCGGCGTCTTCCTGCAGCCCACCCTCGCCCTGCTCCAGCAGAAGGGCCTGCTCAAGCCGGTCGGCGACCCCGGCCACATCGCGATCATCTCCAACGACGGTATCCCGCAGGAGTTCGACGCGATCCGCAAGGGGCAGATCGACGCCACGATCTCGCAGCCCGCCGACCTCTACGCCAAGTACGCGCTCTACTACGCGAACGCCGCCGCCGAGGGCAAGACCTTCCAGCCCGGCCCCACCGACCACCAGTCGACGATCATCCAGCTGCCCAACGGCCTGGAGGACCAGCTTCCCGCGCCGCTGGTGACCAAGGAGAACGTCGACGACAAGACCCTCTGGGGCAACAGCGTCGGTCACTGA
- a CDS encoding ABC transporter permease, whose translation MTPSTELTERPAAVPAVAAPGRRFDLARYRDLSLLPVLLVLGVIGFAVSPAFLTSDNLLGVGQQATELSLLVLAQALILIAGRMDLSLESTIGVAPVIAVWLVLPDHGDRFNGLGLFPGWAAIPLCLAVGVLIGAVNGFLILKLRLNGFIVTLGALTLLRGLQVAISEGRSIVNLPGSFRYLGSASWLGAPAAIWICALFFLVGGAALAWLRQGRALYAIGGNAEAARAAGIRVDRITWAVLILGSVLAAFAGILYTGHYGSISADQGSGWIFQVFAATVIGGVSLNGGRGTLFGALTGVLTLQLVVNVMTLAGVPPLWNQFLNGAIIILALIVSRFASGEKQE comes from the coding sequence ATGACCCCCAGCACTGAGCTCACCGAGCGCCCCGCCGCCGTCCCGGCCGTCGCGGCCCCCGGCCGCCGCTTCGACCTCGCCCGCTACCGGGACCTCTCCCTGCTCCCGGTGCTGCTGGTCCTCGGCGTGATCGGGTTCGCGGTCTCGCCCGCCTTCCTGACCTCGGACAACCTGCTCGGCGTGGGCCAGCAGGCGACCGAGCTGAGCCTGCTGGTGCTGGCCCAGGCGCTGATCCTGATCGCCGGACGGATGGACCTGTCGCTGGAGTCCACCATCGGCGTCGCGCCCGTGATCGCGGTGTGGCTCGTCCTGCCCGACCACGGCGACCGCTTCAACGGGCTCGGGCTGTTCCCCGGCTGGGCGGCGATCCCGCTCTGCCTGGCGGTCGGTGTGCTGATCGGCGCCGTCAACGGCTTCCTGATCCTCAAACTCCGGCTCAACGGCTTCATCGTCACCCTCGGCGCGCTGACCCTGCTGCGCGGGCTCCAGGTCGCGATCTCGGAGGGCCGGTCGATCGTCAACCTGCCCGGCTCGTTCCGGTACCTGGGCAGCGCGTCCTGGCTGGGCGCGCCCGCCGCGATCTGGATCTGTGCGCTGTTCTTCCTGGTGGGCGGCGCCGCGCTGGCCTGGCTGCGGCAGGGCCGGGCGCTGTACGCGATCGGCGGCAACGCCGAGGCGGCCCGCGCGGCCGGGATCCGGGTCGACCGGATCACCTGGGCCGTACTGATCCTCGGCAGCGTGCTCGCCGCCTTCGCCGGCATCCTGTACACCGGCCACTACGGCTCCATCTCCGCGGACCAGGGCAGCGGCTGGATCTTCCAGGTGTTCGCGGCCACCGTGATCGGCGGCGTCAGCCTCAACGGCGGGCGCGGCACCCTCTTCGGTGCGCTCACCGGTGTGCTGACACTCCAGCTGGTGGTCAACGTGATGACCCTGGCCGGTGTGCCGCCGCTGTGGAACCAGTTCCTCAACGGCGCGATCATCATCCTGGCCCTGATCGTCTCCCGCTTCGCCTCCGGGGAGAAGCAGGAGTAG